In Canis lupus baileyi chromosome 19, mCanLup2.hap1, whole genome shotgun sequence, the sequence ctccttctgtgctctcttgTTTTGGGGTTCCCTGCTAATCATTCCCTGTCGTctcagtatctctctctctctctcccctgtaatatctctgtgtctctatcttgAAGCCTTGTATCTCTGTCGTCAGTTGTCCAGCCCTGCGCCTCTGGGCAGGCCTCTGCTCTCCCTTCTTTGGCTCTGTCTCCCCATCTTTGAAATGTGGACAAGCCCCCGAGTTTACAGCTTTGTGTGCATTGTCCCAGGCTGGGGGGGACATCTTGGTCTCAGTTGTTCTCATCCTCCAATGTGTGGTCACCGTGTCCCCCTGGACATTGTTCTTGAAGTTTGCGGCAAACCCTGGTGGTCAGGGGATTTGGATGTGATCCGCCATTGGCCCTGGGAGGTGAGCCTCCGGCTGGAAAATGAGCACGTATGTGGAGGGGCCCTCATTGACCTCGACTGGGTAGTGACTGCTGCCCACTGCATCCAAGGGTGAGTATGGCCCCCGTGTCCGTGGCCTGGAGACCTATCCCCCACATTTCTTCTGTGAAACAGTGTGGAAGTCGGGAGGTGAAGGGGAGTAGGAAGGGATATCCAGAATGGGGAAGAGGCCAGCTCAGGGTCTCACAGGAGACCCAAGCAACAAATACTGTACTTGAGCAAGGCAACAGGAAAACCCTCCCTTCCCCCCGCCACCATCTCTCACGCACACGAGGATGTACACGTATATCAGCACCTGCCCACTTGCATACACCACATGCAGATGAGGCCACCTCGAATCAATGTGAACAGGGAATGAGGGGGCAGTGGTCATGTCCCTGGCCCTGAGGGCCTCCAGGCTGGATGAACAAGGTGAAGCAATCAGAGCAAACCAGACAGGGCTTCTGCTAAGCGGGAGGTTCTTCAGTAGTGGCGATGGGAGCGCGGTGTGGCCTGGGAACCTGACACCTACTACCTGGGGCCATGTGTCTCCTGCAGCACCAAAGAGTACTCAGTGATTCTTGGTACCAACAAGCTGAAGCCCGCAGACTCCCTGAGGGTCACCATGATCCCTGTGAAGGACATCGTTATGCACCCCAAGTTCTGGGGCCGGACCTTCATCATGGGGGATGTTGCCCTTCTGCAGCTCCACAGGCCCGTGGCACTCAGCAAGTACGTGCAGCCCATCTGCCTCCCAGAGCCCAGCTACAACCTGAAGGTTGGGACACAGTGCTGGGTGACTGGCTGGGGCCAGGCTAAACAGCGCTTCTCAGGTGAGCAAGATGGGCGGGGATGGGGTGTGGAACCACAGAAGGGGTACTGCTGCACCTTTGGGGGCCTTGCCTGCCGGACCCCTCCAAGGTGCCTCTTGGGAGGCTCATGACCATTACCTCTGGGCCCTGGTTCTTGGGATGCGCTAGAACTCTCCTCATGTGGAAACTGTTTTCATGGTTGACACCACTGTGCTTCTTGTGGCCACCTCAATCCGGTCTAGTAGTGCCTGGGCTAGGCATGATCTTCTGCCTCTTACAGAAGCTCAGAGTCAGGGAATCATAAATTGACTTGCCCACTTATTCATTGACTTGATGAGCTTGGAGTGTCTGCCCCATACCAAACCCTTTGAGTTGGGAACACGGGCCTCACCTGCAGGGCACTTCATAcctgcatgggggtgggggcccaggctgacaagggaagaggcagaggcttTTTCCGGTGATCTCGAGATCAAGTTGGAAGGGGTCTGTGATGAGCTGTGGCCATGGGATCTATCAGAGATGCCTGAAGGAGGAGCAAGTGTTAACTGGGTGACTGAGGGCACGACTGGTGCAAAGCTCAGAGGCTGGAGAGAAGCAGGACATGGTCATAAGTGGTTTGTAAGTGGTTGCACTGAGACTTGGATTGTGGCCTGCAGGGTGCAGAAGCCAAAGCTTCCCAGAGAAAGGGATCCTAGGAGAGAGCCTTAGAGGGTGAGGGGCTCATGGGACAGCGCAGGGGGCCAGACAGGTGAAAGGGCACCGGGTGTGCGAAGGGGTGTGGGTTGGCTGAGTCTCAGAAATGAAGGTGACAGGGCCGTGGGAAGAGGCCAGGGCTGAGTGCAGTGAAGAGTCCTTTCTCACCCCACCGGGCTCCTCCACAGTTAACTCCACACTGACCCCAGAGCTGCAGGAGGCTGAGGTGTTTATCATGGACAATAAAAGGTGTGACCAGATTTACCGCAAGAAGTCCTTCATCCCCCACATTGTCCCCCTTGTCCTGGGGGACATGATCTGTGCCACCAATTACGGAGAAAACTTGTGCTCGGTGAGTTTCTGGGAGGTTCTGGCAGTTCTTCTGTTGGGAGTGACCCCCAGGGCGGAGTGGGGTTTGCCGGGCTTCCCTCTTTGTCACCATCACCAGGCAGTGCTCtgctcccctcttccttcccctgtgACTTCGATCTTGCCTGATATTCTGGAATGGGTCTATAACTGAGGGGTGAAGGATGCAGTGAGATCCTCAAGGAGTGAAAGAATCCTCCGAGCAGAAGTCAGAGGGTGGGCATTCTGGGTCCTCGGGGGTCCTGGGTCCTAGTAGGGCCCAGAACTCccattctcctcttctctttacCTAGGGAGATTCTGGGGGCCCATTGGCTTGTGAAGTCGAGGGCAGATGGATTCTGGCTGGGGTGTTGTCCTGGGAAAAGGCCTGTGCCAAAGCAGAGAATCCAGGTGTATATGCCCGCATCACCAAATACAGCAAGTGGATCAAGCAGCAAATGAACAATGGGCCTCTCTCATGCCTCCAAACCTCTACCTGGCTCCTACTCCTGTTCTGGCTGCTGCAGCCCCAGATGGGTCCCTgatttcccctctctcctctttttcctgcTTTGCCTCTGCTGTGTGGGTCCAGATCAAGGTTAGATCAAGGTCATGTGTCTGTATTCAATAGGAGTCAAGGTGGGGAAAGAGTGGCCCCTGGGAGATGGGGCCCTGCTTTTGCATCTCAGTGGGGAGGGATGTGGGGGATGACTGGGCCGTGGGTGACCAGGAGAAGGGAAGTGTGGCCTAGAAGGGCTCTGGATTGGGGACCAGGATAGCCGGGATTAAATTTGTGCATATGTGAgctggctttgttttcttttctgagtgaccctgcgggggttgggggtgggtgggaaggcagGGTCTCCTGGAATTAATTCTGctggcaggctccccacagtggaGGCTGATGGTTTTTGCTGTGTCAGTGGTGTGGGGACATAGGGAAAGGGCCAGGGCTGaggcctctgtttccttatctgtaaagggGGCCTGCTATAAGGGAGCTGCTAAAATATGCCTTGTAGCCTGACAGTAGGAAGGACCCACCTAAAGTGCTCCAAACTTAGCttgctttcttgtttgtttttttaaatggcactAAAACCTGCTTGCAAAAGTATTACCTGTTCATCAtctatgtcttttcttttaaaattaaaaaaaaaattataggcaaTATCGGAATACATCCTTGGTGTGATTTactgaaaatattcagaaatacaTGTAAAGGTTTCCCCCCTTCCCACCTGACCACCAGTGCTGCTCCCTTCCCCAGGAGTAATCTCTTGGCATccttaaataaaatgtctatatgattttttaaaataaatgggatCTTAGATGTATTGTTAAtaatccacattaaaaaaattatataccttGACACACTTTCTACGTCAATACCTAGAGCTATTCATTATTTTCCATCACTGCATGGGTTCCGTGCAGCTGCAACATAGGTAATGTAACCAGCACCAGGTTTTAGGCTGTTTCTGACTCTTCAGCCTGAGACAGTGCTGCCATGAATGCCAGtcctgtatatgtgtgtgtgtgtgtgtgtttgtgtgtgtgtgtggggtggggtggggtggggctgggggaggacaTGTCTTTCTAGGAGTGGCCTGAGGTCAGGGCAGTCATCAAAGAACACAcaaatttaataattttggaTGAATAGTATTCCTCCCAAAAGCTGAGCCACTTTACGTTCATACCTACGGTATAGGAAAGTGTTTCCCCTTTTGCTAAAAATGgatattattaatcttttaaGATGTGCCCATTTAATGGTAGAAAGTTATATCATTGctatcttaatttgcattttcttgattgGAAAAATATCTTTCTATGTGTCCTAGTAAATCCTCTTTATatactttgcttattttttttaaaagattttatttatttattcatgagagacagagagagagagagagagagaggcagagacacaggcagagggagaagcaggctccatgcagggagcccaacgtgggactcgatcccgagtctccaggatcaggccctgggccgaaggcagtgctaaaccgctgagccacccgggctgcccacctttgcctatttttaagattgggttgcctttgtttttcttatgaaaggttttatcttttctgaatactaagtttttgtttgtttgtttttttttaaaactttttaaatttttatttatttatgatagtcacagagagagagagaggcagagacataggcagagggagaagcaggctccatgcaccgggagcccgatgtgggattcgatcctgggtctccaggatcgcgccctgggccaaaggcaggcgctaaaccgctgcgccacccagggatccctgaatactAAGTTTTTGTCAAtgattttacaaatatttccgTATCTTTTGGAAATATAGGGAATAGATGGAATTATGGAGTATTGCTGTAAAgacctttaaaattattatggAGTCAGATAGTCTTTACTTTCTTTATGGGTTTTGTGCCTAGCTGAGGATGGTCTT encodes:
- the LOC140610414 gene encoding serine protease 45-like produces the protein MAAALPRRSAGPAASGPWSLSRRLLLLLLLLHSGYKENTSTPVCGKPWWSGDLDVIRHWPWEVSLRLENEHVCGGALIDLDWVVTAAHCIQGTKEYSVILGTNKLKPADSLRVTMIPVKDIVMHPKFWGRTFIMGDVALLQLHRPVALSKYVQPICLPEPSYNLKVGTQCWVTGWGQAKQRFSVNSTLTPELQEAEVFIMDNKRCDQIYRKKSFIPHIVPLVLGDMICATNYGENLCSGDSGGPLACEVEGRWILAGVLSWEKACAKAENPGVYARITKYSKWIKQQMNNGPLSCLQTSTWLLLLFWLLQPQMGP